A stretch of Uloborus diversus isolate 005 unplaced genomic scaffold, Udiv.v.3.1 scaffold_239, whole genome shotgun sequence DNA encodes these proteins:
- the LOC129233190 gene encoding uncharacterized protein LOC129233190 — translation MPDTPEQNQVPGMEQNPILPNPNKIAGYQNLVTIFDGEIFTNVEYFVKNLEDIGKIARWNDSELIAVLKSKLKGPALQFFMNDPELINEELFSNIKEKFIKFFENRTTLSHRQQQFSNCRQNPGESVRNFSSRVSNLTVNYFGLQNSSKEDAGPIVNQTKLAKFLEGLQTPLKRLALNRNPSTFEEAVENALLDEINMQFTDDTGNCNNCAIEPQSAIQNKLTEILDKQAEISNHMISTLTNHIQKMSIQEQSPPPRYPSPRNHQRNYLRHQSCIHCGRDNHPSRSCWFQPNQTYSNNYRYNRSRVRGANRGARNIANRSYENSHQPFELERENFSPSYQARSFTLGADRGNARNTVSGDSNLLNYPRNR, via the coding sequence ATGCCAGACACGCCAGAACAGAACCAGGTTCCCGGAATGGAACAAAACCCTATTCTACCTAATCCAAATAAGATAGCCGGATATCaaaatttagtaactattttTGACGGAGAAATTTTTACTAATGTGGAGTATTTTGTCAAAAACTTAGAGGATATTGGGAAAATTGCACGATGGAATGATTCTGAACTTATCGcagttttgaaaagtaaattaaagGGTCCAGCTTTACAGTTTTTCATGAACGATCCAGAATTAATTAATGAGGAgctattttcaaacattaaagagaagtttattaaatttttcgaaaatagaaCGACCTTAAGTCATAGGCAGCAACAGTTCTCCAACTGTCGCCAAAATCCCGGCGAGTCGGTGCGAAATTTTTCTTCGAGGGTCTCAAACTTAACGGTGAATTATTTTGGCCTTCAAAATTCTAGCAAAGAAGACGCAGGACCAATTGTAAATCAGAcaaaactagcaaaatttctaGAGGGATTACAAACCCCTCTTAAACGGTTGGCGCTCAACAGAAATCCATCCACATTTGAGGAAGCAGTTGAAAATGCTCTCTTGGATGAAATAAATATGCAGTTCACTGATGATACAGGAAACTGTAATAATTGTGCAATAGAACCCCAAAGTGCAATCCAAAATAAGCTAACAGAAATCCTTGATAAGCAAGCAGAAATTTCAAATCATATGATTAGTACACTAACAAACCACATACAAAAAATGAGCATACAGGAGCAATCGCCTCCTCCCCGTTACCCAAGCCCGCGTAACCATCAGAGAAATTATCTGAGACATCAGTCATGCATTCACTGCGGCCGCGATAACCACCCATCGCGTTCTTGCTGGTTTCAGCCTAATCAAACATACTCAAATAATTATCGCTACAATCGCTCGCGAGTAAGGGGAGCTAATCGAGGTGCACGAAACATTGCAAACAGATCTTATGAAAACTCGCATCAGCCGTTTGAGTTGGAAAGGGAAAATTTCAGCCCTTCTTATCAAGCTAGGTCATTCACCCTTGGTGCAGATAGGGGAAATGCGAGAAACACAGTCTCCGGGGATAGTAATCTTTTAAACTACCCAAGGAACCGATAA